The stretch of DNA TGAGAGGAACCCTGCAGACAACATTTCCACCAGGAATCTTAGGTACACTAAGGACTATTCATTGTTGACTGCTAAGGGGCTCTGGGGAAGTTGGAACTGTATCTCAATAAATGAACAGGTATTCTTGGGAACTAGTTATCTCTTTGTGAGGACAAGTGCTCGGGAAGAGACTGGGAAATCGTTTTGTACGATGTGGATCAGGAGAAcaagctctgggtctggacactaTTGTGTAGCTACTTTTGAGCTGGGACACTTCGGGAAAAACCCATCGTCCTTCAGtctcatttttatcttctctGTAAAACTGGGGTTCAGGTAACTGATGTCTCTTTCACAATATATTTTACTGAGATCAAATAAGTtcgttattttatttataaagttacAACATAATTTACACATACACAGGTATTTCTAGTGGAGGATAATTCTTTGTGTGAGATATGACTCAATAGCTTTTCGACTTAACACTGATGACATTTGGTGAGTTGCCACGAGGTAAAGAGTATATTTAGTATCAATGCAGTACTTTCCTTCCTGTGTACTATACATAATAATGTTCCTAAGTCACAAATATTTAGTAGGCAACAACTATTGTTATCAAGGTTAATGGACTCTGAATTATGTCATGATGCCAAGCCTGGTAATATACTGTTTAGCATTTATTTTTGGTAATAAATTATTGTACAaaatgctccatgcaatgtgcTGTAAAACTTTTAAGGCTGGTTTATTGTCTGAATGTTTGTTCTtgcttgtttcattcattcttcaagtATTAAGTAagatacttttataataaaatgattagACCTCAACATATCAATTTGAAAACACACGTAAGAATATATTATagtgtggggagcctgggtgtctcagttggttaagcgtctgactcttggttttagctcaggtcatgatctcatgtcatgggttgtgggattgagcctgtGACAGGtcttttgctcagtggggagtctgcttgaaagagtcttttcctctgcccactccccacatgcctctctttctaaaaataaataaatgaatctttaaaaaagaatatattatggTGATATCATAGAGTTGTTACCAGCAaagatcttttcttcttcttcttcttcttctttttattaacatataatgtattatttgtttcaggggtacaggtctgtgattcatctgtcttacacaactcacagcactcaccatagcacatgccctctccaatgtccatcaccctgccacccatccccctccacccctccactccagcaaaaTTCAGtgtttcctgagaccaagagtttcttaaggtttgtctccctctctcattttgtattatttcatttttccctcctttcctttatgatcctgtcttgtttctcaaattcctcaaatcagtgagatcatatgataattgtccctttctgattgacttactttgcttagcataacaccttctagttttatccatgttgttgcaaatggtaaggcCTTGTTTTTGatggctatataatattccattatatatatatacacacacacaccacatcttctttatccatcaggAATTCTGCCAGAAGGCTTACCAGCAAATATTCATTAATTGCATTTTGGGAGAACTAAAGTATTTTGAAGGGAAAATTGTCAAATAAGGAATTAAAGTGCAATAAGGAGATGGAGGTTCATGTTACTAAATGGTCCAGGGAGGTTAAATAATACTATGCTCTCATTTCATATCCAGGCAGTAAGACCATCCTTGGTGACTTACTGAGAGTTGTAGCTTTGGAGCAATAATGGGATAGAATGCAAATTGCAATGAATTGAAAAATTAATGGGTAAGAGGAACGCCACACACAGAGCATAACCACTCTTTGAAGAAGTTTCATTTTGAAGGAAAGTAGTAAGATAGAGTCACCCTGGACAAGATGCAGGATCAAGGACTAATTCCTAAAATCTTGATGGAATCTGGaaggtctgagaacacatgttttTTTCTACTTACCTCTTCGCAGTCCTTAACATTGTGCCCAGGGCCAGCTACCTAATTTGCAGGTTCAGTGTAAGCTGAACAAGTGATAACTCTTGTTTAAAAAGCTGAAAACGGgggcgcttaggtggctcagtgggttaaagcctctgccgtcggctcgggtcatgatccctgggtcctgggattgagccccgcatcgggctctctgctcggcggggagcctgcttcctcctctctctgcctgcctctctgcctacttgtaatctctgtctgtcaaataaataaataaaatcttaaaaaaaaaaaagaccacatctttaaaaaataaataaaaagctgaaaactttttttctctgttctgtggTCTCTTTTGACACGTCAcaatgttgtgtttttgtttttgttttttttgttttttctgtttttttgttcagCCCTTAATGTTATGTGTTCTTGGGCACAGGGATGCCTACTGAGTGAGCTTAGACTCTCACAGAACCTAGACTCCAACCTCTTCCATGCCTGTGCCCAGGCTCCCATGGAGGCAGCAGGTGGCAGCAGTCACTGGTGGAGATGGGACAGTGGAAAACTGAGGGGGAGAGGGTAGGTGATGGGAGGTGGGAGTGTATACGAGAAGACATCCCAAGTCCCTAGTATCTGTCCCAAGGTTCCAGCAAACTTCACTTACAAACCACAAATTCAAAGATAAAAGTATTAAGAACCTGGGCTGTTGGCCTGATTGTGCTTCATATATAGTGTGCACCCAGTACATGTTCAATAAATTGAATCGATTTGTTTGCTGATTATCTAGTGAAGATCTAATTACACTTATGCAAATAAACATCATCATTCTAGACATCTCTGGAAAAAAGGTAGGCAAAATTTTGTGATTTCATGGCATCTTGAAATTTTAAAGGATTGCATGTGTTTTGGGGAttttggggggtggagtgggAATGGCCACTGATAATCATGATAGAAGTCCAAGTTTCAGGATGGCTTTTAACTTCTGGCTTAATTTTATAATCAGGATTAAAGTTAATATACCTTACACAGGCTTAGATCCAGAATTAAAGTGCTTATAAACAGCCATATTCATTCTCTGAAACCCAAGTCTTTTTTCAGGAACAAGAATTGTAAGCAATTCTGACCTCAAGGGACAAAACCTAGAGGAATAGGTAGCAATGACACCTTGTTCATTAAGGACTACTTCAAGCTTGGAGAAGCACAGTTAAAGTTAACTCACGTTTGGTTTACATAAACCTGTGAGGGTCCAAACACAATATACAAAATgatctgttaaaataaaaaagcaagtcaTAGAGGTTGACAATTTATGAGACACAAatattggcatttttatttttaatgaaatctagTTTATTAGATTCTGACTTTCTTTTGAGGTCAAACATAAGGAGCACAGAATTTGAAGTCAAATGACTAAGTTGTATCTAGATCATTATACAGGTGTGAGATTCTGGCcaactctcttcttctttttttttttttagtgctagTACTGTAATATTGTTttgtataaaatgagaataatgatgataataaggCCGATCTTGCCCAACaaagatagacacacacacacatacacaacaagcatgcacacatacacagacaatTTCAAAGCCACTGAATTTAATTAGTAGACAAAATACTTAGTTTGAGCTATGTAAGGTCACAAGTTACATGAAAGATAGGTTTTTAGTAGAGTTAGGGTGATGAAAAAGAAGTCAATTTAATCCAGGCTCATTATTAACTAGAGAGAAACCCTGGTTAAGAGCAAATTCAAGAATCCCTAAAATATTGGAGTGCCTAGTAGAATGAACTCATTTGAAGCAAACTGTTATGTGACTGAGTAGGCAGGCTTGGTGTCTCCCATCCACCCCTAGCCCTCTATGAAGGTCCAAGACTGTGAGTAACATTCAGACTTGCAGAACTGCCCCCCACCTGCTCTCCGCCTCCCACACCTCATTGACACCACATTGACTTTTCACCTCCCAAACAACCAGGAGCTGCTCCCACTCTAGAGATTCCTATAGAGACTGTGGATGCAGCTCTGACTAGGGACATGTCCATGAGTGCAAGCACTCCCAAGAACTGGGATATGGATCTGGGTATGGCTATGGCCAAATGGGTCAAGCTCTGGTTCCAGCTACATACAGTTGCCATGGCTACCATTCATTCTGCTACAGGAGAtgctttttctcttgctgttagAAAATAACTACCAGAACATCCTTTGCTGCTGAAGTGGCAATAAGAAATCTCTTTCAAGGATTAGTCATTGACTACTTCTATTCCTTTTAACGGTTTTTGCCCCAGATGGGCTTTAAGGtcaatggaagaaagaagataaaattccaattgttttctgaaatttaaCTCTTCCATCTTATGGTTTCTTTCCATGCTGTAGCCTTGGCCACAAGCATTAGTGCTCCACATTGGGGCAAATCAGCTCCTCGGTGAAATGTTCCTTTGAGTCTATTAAGTCTGTCAACCGTCTTAATTTGAATCATCACTGAGGGCAGGTTTtatcattttcttgtcttttttcctttcttgtgattttataggtttttttctcaaacatttctcaaaattttttcAGTAATTTGCAGTTTAGTGACTAATTGCATCTAAAATAACACCCCTCCCCTTATATATACATGTGCACAGAAATCAGAGTTGTGTTTATGGTGAATAAATCTAGTAATGTGTTACAGAATGGACTGGAAGAGGGGTGATATGAGTTTGGGGGAATGCAAGGGAGAGGTCATGTGGGACTGAATGGAATATTCTGGgtaaaatgagggggaaaatacAAGAGAAGAGAAACTCAGTGGATTAATGTGCTTAGAATACCTAGACTCATGAGGAAAGAAGTGACATGAgttactttatattatatattatatttaaagtcTTATGTGACAAGagggttttatttgctttttgtaccccagagatcacaattagaaCCAAAGGATAATAGTTATAGGAAGAATAACTTCTAAATGTACGACATCTTTCCAGTAATTGTGGTTGTGAGGGTCAAATTGGCTATTCTCCGGGAATTCATATGATGGCAGCTGCCCAGCCACAGGCACTGCAGGCAAGACCACCCCAGTGAGAACTCCAGGTTATGGGGTGGCCTCAGATTCTGAGAACTGCTCATCAAGAATGATTTGGGAGTATAGAGCCTAGCTGGCAGAGAACATGATGTTGGCACtcacaaagacaaaataaataaataaataaaaaataaaagatttgctGTCTCCTGTGTTTGTAGTAGGGAGAGTGGTGAagcagggagtcagcttttcGCACCGCAAAGCACtgcagaaaaatagaaagattaTTATGGCTGGTGTGAATTTCAGTCGTTCTCTCTTCAAATATTATCAGGTTTTCTGGATACTCAGCGGTGTAGAGAGGAGTTGTTATTCAATTTAGACactaaggaaaaagaggaaaagcttGTATTATGGTCCATGTTGTAGATAATCTATCTATCCTCTGTCATCTATCTAAATGGACCCCCTTCTCAGTGAATTCGTAACCTCATGTAAGAGTAATATGGTAAGATTGACAATAGAATGAAGTAATTGTTTTCATAGTGATCAGCTATAGGAGTTATACATACAGCGGGGTTATGTAGTAGTGTAAGTGTGGGAAGAGTTCCAAGCAGAGGGGACACTTGAGTTGAGGCCTGTGACATGAACAGGACTTGGCCAGTCAGACAGGAGAGCAAGACAAGCACTAGTCATGTACATTTATGCTCGGAGAACTATAATCACTAACCAGAGCTGCAGAGGAGTTCCAGGCTTTCCCTGCTCTCTTATGAGTATCTAGAAAGCAGCACATATCTCCCCCATGAATAAGAGAAGTCAGGGCAAGGAGGAACATCGGCTGGTAAGCAAGCCATCATCAGAAGATTAAGAAGACTCAGCTCTGACACTCATCGACCATGTGACTTCAGGCTAGTGACATaatcactgagcctcagtttccttgggtGAACACTTGTTTGTCAAGTACCTTCTCTATTCATTTCAGAAGGTGTGAGAACGAATTGAGAGAACacgtaaaaaatattttacaaaacatGGTATGGGTGGACTGATGAACAAGAATTTTCCGTTGTTTAATAAGAGGTTAGATAAGAAGATTCTTGGGGGCTACGCGCTTGAAGAAACTTAAACCATAAGCGGGACATTAATGTACATCACAGATTATGGGACTCTGTAGAACATATTTCACATGGAAATTAAGGATTTACTGCTTAATAAATCCTTAATCTTGACCAAATCTCTTATTATAAGATGATACTTAATCAAGCTTACTAAATAGACATAGTCCTAAAAAGTACATTTCTACTATGGACTGATCTTTTGAGTCCTCTAGAATttcaaaaaacccacatgaactTTATATAGGATAGGTACTTAAACATGTTTTCAAAGgatatattttgtaaatacaaCATAAAATCATTCTCTAATTGCTGAACTTGAAAATATGGATGATACCGGATCCAACGTCATTACGTTGACACTGTATTTTTAGTAACAAATTACTATGCAGAATGGTTAAGTCAGGTTGTAAAAATGTCACGAGGAgagtaatttattttctgaagggTTTTGCTtcatcataaaaatgtttttagttagattttttctaaaatttttaaaaagattttatttagttatttgacagagaaagatcacaagtaggcagaggggcaggcagagagagaggaggaagcaggctccctgctgagcagagagcccaatgcagggcttgatcccaggaccctgagatcatgatctgagctgaaggcagaggctttaacccactgaaccacccaggcacccaagatgtTTTTAGTTAGAACATGTATACTATAGAATATCCCACACCAAACTACAAAGTTATTGCATTATGTGCAGACAAAATCAGTTTTTCAGTACAAATAAATATaggtatttgaaaaatatttattattacatgAGAATTTAAAACTATAGTGTGAGAAAAATGAGATGAGGgaatagcatttattgagtacgATTTCTGCCCCCAAACACTGACTAGGCATGAAACATAAAAAACAATTCTGTAATATGCTTAGACCCAATTTTAGAAAGAAGCAATTAGCATTCAGAAAATTTAAGCATATATCCAAATATTGTGTAGCTTATAAGTGGCACACCAATATTTGAACATGTGTTTGAATTAATCCATCCATTCTTTTATTGGATAGATATTGATCAAGTATAAATCATGTTACAGGCATTGTACTCAGAGCTGGTAATTCAGGAATGCACAGAATGGagactgtatttttcatttggatCAGTATCCATAGTTGTGAATGGAAAGATATTGAAAATAATGCATagagagaaaacattttcaaaaatttaggGAAATTTTTACATGAAAGTGGCTGTTGACAGTggcattgaaaaagaaaatcatctatTGTATGGAATTCATGAAGTAGAATTTATAACTTTGAATTTCAAGgatgacagaaaaggaaagaaactgaaggtaaATGGAAtaggatttaatttctttaaacttACTGTTAGGAGGAAACAGCAGGATGATCAGATTAGAGCAGTGATCAATATTTAGAAACAAGGTTTAttgattgaagaaaaaaaattaaaaaaaataaataataaaaattctcaaaaaatgaaagttttgtgTAGTCCCTATTGaaggttgtttttttatttttttaaaagattttatttatttatttgacagacagagatcacaagtaggcagagcagcaggcagagggagaaggagaagcaggctccttgctgagcagggagccagatgcaggactcgatcctaggactctgggattataacctgagctgaaggcagcctcttaactggctgagccacccaggcgctccctatTGAAGGATTTCAATAAAGTTCTGAATCACCACTCTCTCCTTTGCTCTTGAAATTTGAGTATTCAGTAGAGGGAATGATCTTCCAGAGTTTATAATCCTTTCCAACTTAAATTTCATTGTTGTTACAGTAAATTCAAATTTTGGATTCTGCTTGATTCTGAAAATGGTGACTGAAGAAAACCTAGGCAAGTAACATAAGccaaaaaatcttcaacaaataggaaaaaaacctCACTTCTTTACAACTGCATATTGTTGATGGAAAGGTCAGATATTTACTATAGAGTGAAAAGAAAGGGTGTATTTGGACTTATACACTTACAGGTATAGAAACTTATTAGATGCATAGCTATAAACTAGAGTTTCTAGATCTCAGTGTTATTGATATTTTGGACTGGATATTTCTTTTTGGGTGCTGTTCTATGTCCTGAAGaattagcagcatccctggtttCTACCTCACCATACCCAAGTCTTGGCAGCTGAAAGAGTTCCAGATGTTATCAACTGTCTGCAAGAGTCCAAGAGCCAACATCACTCCAGGTTGAGAACTACTGGCACAGATGTGTTGTTagcttcattgtttttgtttctcttgtagTGTGGAAAGCAGATGAACACTAAGGTAGAGGTGGTGAAAAGGTAGAGTGGCCCAGACAGAAACACTAGATCTTCTTTGGAGGAGTCTTTTTACACGTGCACATGCTTAATCCTGGGACGAGAACAACGTGTGACCATCTTTGCAAATCTCCAGTTCCCAAGACAGCACTGAAGCTGTGGTGGGTGTTAATGAGTGTCTGTGGAATTCAGCTAAGTTGCTGAAGGAATGCCTAACAAGCGAAGCAATCAACAAAAATGTCCAAGTTATCATTTTAAAACTAGTATCATTTTCGAACTATGTGTGGAGATGGGAAAAACTCGGTCAGAAAAATAATGGGATTCTGGATAGGTCGAGTGAAAATTTAACATATTTTGcttggaagaggagaagcaggtgaATTAGATTTGTGGTGCTGTTCTGGGACTGGAAAGCTGGGAGGGTCTATGGATTGCAGAGACCAAAGCACTGTGGGTCATGATACTGTTTTGTTCCTTCTCCACATTTTGCAGGAAGAGTGTGTGGTCTTCCTAAGTTTGCTACAAGAACCAGTTGTCTTTaaactttatattcttttaaatggaAGCCCATAGAGTTTAAGTGTGAGTCCTTCTGAGATGGTGATTAAAGGCAAGTGCAGAAGGAAGCAACAGAACAGGACTTTACCATTTACTTGATTCCAGTAGAAACTTACTGATGAAAAGCATCATTGACAGTGAACTACCCTACAGAAGAAGCAATCTAAGAAGGAAAGAGCAGGGCAAGACATGATGCTGAGTTCTGCAGAGCATCTCATTTTCTATTAAGTTCTAAATCTTACCATAAATTTCAAGACAGTGCCACAGGTATCTTTCTGATCACTTCCCACTAACCTAAGCCAACTGGATCATTGTGATAAAAAGTTTGagggagaagggtagagggaaaaaacagtctgaggagttCTGAAAAATGGTGTTGAACACAGTATTTACTGTATTATGGATGTGgataaattttgtaattttttaatatataggaaTGATGAGTTGAAGTTcactgaaaaatgtattttccctaAGAATTCTTTGCTTATTCTAGTCACTTTCAGTATATCAGAAGGACATTTTGCAGTGGAGTGCTGAGCTATGTTACACATAGAATTTTGTAACTGAGGTAATGCATGGGTGGTACtgaggttatatatatatagatacatatatatcagaTCTCAGTGTTAATTACAGGTATCTTCCTGCAGAATTACAATGGTTCAGCTGAGGCTGTAAATATCAATTAAAAACagatgagagaaaataaagaaggaagtcATACATATTAGACATTTTTGGAATGTGGCAGGAATTTgaaggttaaaacaaacaaacaagtgctGTGTTCTGCATCTGGTAATGTTTTGGTCTTCAGCAGCAAGACCATTAATTCAGTGTGGCATCAAAACACCTTGCTACAGTTCTTTTTCCCAGAAGTGGCTTCATTTTGGGTCTATAAATTAACTTCCATGGTTTCTTAAATTTATCTTACATAAAATGTGAACCAAACACCAGCTCTGCCTAAAAGTTCTAATGTGGAATGGACAATGTTTCCTCAAGAATGCCATGAGGTGATTGGTGAAGGAGACAGAGTTTCAACAAACTTGGGCAAGGTCTATGACATTTGTCTCCATATAGGGAGGGGCAAAGAGGAAGGTCATTCAATCCAGATATTAGCAGCAAAGAAAGGCATCCTGTAGGAAGTGACCATAGAACTGAGTATAAATAAGTTTTATAACTGAGAATTAAGGGGAGCAAGAAAAATATTACTGGAATTAGAAATGACattcactttccttttctctatgtTGAAAAGGTAAGTGTGACAGAATAAATTGGCAGAAAAGGAATAGGTTATGTAACAAAATCACAATGAACATTTTTGTCAAAGATTGAGGACTTATGTTAAGTGGGTAACCCTGAATAGCATGAAATGGACATATAAATAGGGGTTAAAGTTGACTTATGGGCTCCTTTATGTCATAAAGTGTCAGGCACTGAAGGGGAGTTTTGCGGTAGGTATCTTAAAGTTATTCATTCACTGTCAGCTTCTGAACCAAAGGTGCAATGAACAGTACTGGTAGGAGAAGGGAATACTGGAATGCACTGATAACTTATCATGTGAAACTCTGCATAACTTATCATGTGAAACATCTGCATTGGAAAAAGTTTAGTTTTTGGCTTAATCGAGgtattctgttttctcatccaaATAAAGTGGTTTGGGGGTAAAAGGCTCTGCATAACAACACTTACATAGctcaaaaagaaacagtaaaggaGGGTTGCTCTATCCCCCAGGACCTGGCTTGGCCTGGTATATGACAGGAGTAAATATAGGAGGACACACTTATATAAAACGTGCTATTCCATACTTATAGTCCATGTGCCAATGAAAGTGAGTGCGTTATCAGATGTTGAGCTTCTTCTTGGAATTTGAGGAGAATTGAACAAGGGATGGGGCATGGAAGTCCAGAGTGGGTGGGAAAGCCTGGTAAAACATTGTAATGATTTCAGAAAGGAGATGGCAGTTATTTCCTTCCCTACAGGCAGAGGTGGATCTTataggaaagaagagagattgaAAGGGACAATTTGTCTAAAATTGTCCCCAACCTTGTTGTATCAGGTGGATTAAATAATGGGAACTTGTGAAGTTGGGTATCCATGGTACATAGAGCACATGATTCTACTCAGACAATTCTTTGGCAGAACAAATTAAAATGTTGCTCTTTGAATGAAATAGGAGTCTCCAAAataaagagttcatttttttttttttttgagctttatTGATTCTTGACAGGCACAGTCACTACACAGTTGCTTACATACTTGTTGGGTAAGTCAGGGGATGAATGGTATGCTCTATCAATTACTGGCAGTATAAAAAGGTCCAAGTGAAGTAGGGACCACACTTCACCACACATTCACTTGCAAACCATCTGACTCTTCCCCTCCTGCCAACATGTGTTGCAACTACGGGAACTCCTGTGGCTATGGCTGCGGATGTGGCTATGGAACTGGCTATGGCTGTGGCTATGGCTCTCGTTGTGGCTGTGGctatggctcaggctgtggctgTGGCTATGGCTCAGGATGTGGCTGTGGCTACAGCTCAGGATGTGGCTATGGCTATGGCTCCCGTTGTGGCTGTGGCTATGGCTCCCGTtatggctgtggctgtggctcaggctgtggctgTGGCTATGGCTCAGGATGGGGCTGTGGAAAAGGCTCCTGCTGTGGCTATGGAtatggctctggctctggctgctGTGGCTACCGGCCATTTTGCTACAGAAGATGTTATTCTTCTTGCTGCTAGACCATCGCTCTCCAAGCCCCATTTGCTTCTGAAATGACACCACCAAAGCGACAGCTGAAGCAAGAATCCATACCCCAAGAATTCTACATCCAGGAAATTGCATGCTTGACAGAGGCTTTGACCCCCAGTGAATGTTTGTGAGGCTGTGTGGTATCTTCTGACTACTTCCTAAATATTGGTCT from Neovison vison isolate M4711 chromosome 6, ASM_NN_V1, whole genome shotgun sequence encodes:
- the LOC122910315 gene encoding keratin-associated protein 21-1-like encodes the protein MCCNYGNSCGYGCGCGYGTGYGCGYGSRCGCGYGSGCGCGYGSGCGCGYSSGCGYGYGSRCGCGYGSRYGCGCGSGCGCGYGSGWGCGKGSCCGYGYGSGSGCCGYRPFCYRRCYSSCC